From one Neovison vison isolate M4711 chromosome 1, ASM_NN_V1, whole genome shotgun sequence genomic stretch:
- the FAM193B gene encoding protein FAM193B isoform X8 has protein sequence MDWCCRISLSHTSCKSQSCGGDSHSSSSSSSSSSSSSSCHGNSGDWDPSSFLSAHKLSGLWNSPHSSGAVPGSSLGSPSTIPGEVFSISEHHRHSDLTAPPNSPTGHHPQPASLIPSHPGSFGSPPHPHLLPATPAAPFPAQASECPVAAAAAPHTPGVCQTPHLPSTSMPLLKMPPPFSGCSHPCSGHCSGHCSGPLLPPPSSQQLPSTHSRDPGCKGHKFTHSGLACQLPQPCEADEGLGEEEDSSSERSSCTSSSTHQRDGKFCDCCYCEFFGHNAPPAAPTSRNYTEIREKLRSRLTRRKEELPVKGGALGGIPGEPAVDHRDVDELLEFINSTEPKAPNSARAAKRARHKLKKKEKEKAHLAAEALKQVNRSVSGSQEPRPARERLLEWPDRELDRVNSFLNSRLQEIKNTVKDSIRASFSVCELNMDSNGFSKEGAAEPEPQSLSPSNLNGSSEQRPDINLDLSPLTLGSSQNHTLRVPGEPAPPWTEMRGSHPPWTEVRGPPPGIIPENGLVRRLNAVPNLSRVIWVKTPKPGNPSPEEPSPKEVPSYKQELPEPVASSGKPRKGKRQGSQAKKNEASPAPRSPASIEAASAKGQTPSSKQPGKAPEPPKVGSCAEAGEGSRGSQPGPGWAGSPKADEKGSSWRNWPGEAKARPLEQESVQPPGPARPQSLPQGKGRSRRSRNKQEKTAASLDDVFLPKDMDGVEMDETDREVEYFKRFCLDSAKQTRQKVAVNWTNFSLKKTTPSTAQ, from the exons ATGGACTGGTGTTGCAGG ATCTCCTTGTCACACACATCCTGCAAATCACAGTCTTGTGGGGGTGACTCTCATTCCTCTTCGTCCTCCTCTTCAtcgtcctcgtcctcctcctcctgccatgGGAACTCAGGGGACTGGGATCCCAGCTCCTTCCTGTCAGCACATAAGCTCTCGGGCCTCTGGAACTCTCCGCACTCGAGTGGGGCCGTGCCGGGTAGCTCACTCGGGAGTCCTTCTACCATCCCTG GTGAGGTCTTCTCTATCTCGGAGCACCACCGGCACTCAGACCTCACTGCTCCACCTAACAGCCCTACCGGCCACCACCCCCAGCCAGCATCACTGATCCCATCTCACCCTGGATCCTTCGGCTCACCACCCCACCCACACCTGCTGCCTGCTACCCCGGCAGCGCCTTTCCCTGCCCAGGCTTCAGAATGCCCTGTTGCCGCTGCTgccgccccccacaccccaggggtATGTCAGaccccccacctgccctccaccAGCATGCCGCTCCTGAAGATGCCTCCACCATTCTCGGGGTGCAGCCATCCCTGTAGCGGGCACTGCAGCGGGCACTGCAGCGGgcctctcctcccacctcccagctctcagcagctCCCTAGCACTCACAG CAGGGACCCTGGGTGCAAGGGACACAAGTTTACACACAGTGGTCTGGCCTGCCAGCTGCCCCAGCCCTGCGAAGCAGATGAGGGCCTGGGTGAGGAAGAGGACAGCAGCTCAGAGCGCAGCTCCTGCACCTCATCCTCCACTCACCAGAGAGATGGAAAGTTCTGTGACTGCTGCTACTGTGAGTTCTTCGGCCACAATGCG ccacccgCTGCCCCGACGAGTCGGAATTATACAGAGATCCGAGAGAAGCTCCGCTCGAGGCTGACCAGGCGGAAAGAGGAGCTGCCCGTGAAGGGGGGCGCCCTGGGCGGGATCCCTGGGGAGCCCGCCGTGGACCACCGAGATGTGGATGAGCTGCTGGAATTCATCAACAGCACGGAGCCCAAAGCCCCCAACAGCGCCAGGGCCGCCAAGCGGGCCCGGCACAAGCTGAAAAAgaag gaaaaggaaaaggccCACTTGGCAGCAGAAGCTCTAAAGCAGGTGAATCGTAGTGTTTCCGGAAGCCAGGAGCCAAGGCCTGCAAGGGAGAGGCTCTTGGAGTGGCCCGACCGGGAGCTGGATCGGGTCAACAGCTTCCTGAACAGCCGTCTACAAGAGATCAAGAACACTGTCAAGGACTCTATCCGTGCCAGCTTCAGTGTGTGTGAGCTCAATATGGACAGCAATGGATTCTCTAAGGAGGGGGCTGCTGAGCCAGAGCCCCAGAGCCTATCCCCCTCAAACCTCAATGGCTCCTCAGAGCAACGGCCTGACATTAACCTTGACCTATCCCCTTTGACTTTGGGGTCCTCTCAGAACCACACGTTACGAGTTCCAGGTGAGCCGGCCCCACCATGGACAGAAATGAGAGGCTCTCACCCACCATGGACAGAGGTGAGGGGGCCCCCTCCCGGTATCATCCCTGAGAATGGGCTAGTGAGGAGACTCAACGCTGTGCCCAACCTTTCCCGGGTAATCTGGGTCAAGACACCCAAGCCAGGCAACCCTAGCCCTGAGGAGCCAAGCCCAAAGGAGGTTCCCAGTTACAAGCAGGAGCTGCCTGAGCCTGTGGCCTCAAGTGGGAAGCCTCGGAAAGGCAAGAGACAGGGCAGTCAGGCCAAGAAGAATGAGGCAAGCCCAGCCCCCCGGTCCCCAGCCAGCATAGAGGCTGCCAGTGCCAAGGGCCAGACCCCCAGCTCCAAGCAGCCAGGCAAGGCTCCGGAGCCTCCCAAAGTGGGCAGCTGTGCCGAGGCTGGAGAGGGGAGCCGGGGAAGCCAACCGGGACCAGGCTGGGCTGGCAGCCCCAAAGCCGACGAGAAGGGCAGCTCCTGGCGAAACTGGCCAGGTGAGGCCAAAGCACGGCCTCTGGAGCAGGAGTCTGTGCAGCCCCCAGGCCCAGCAAGGCCACAGAGCTTGCCACAGGGCAAGGGCCGCAGCCGCCGGAGCCGCAACAAGCAGGAGAAGACGGCCGCCTCCTTGG ACGATGTGTTCCTGCCCAAGGACATGGATGGGGTGGAGATGGATGAGACTGACCGGGAGGTGGAGTACTTCAAGAG GTTCTGTTTGGATTCTGCAAAGCAAACTCGTCAGAAAGTTGCTGTGAACTGGACCAACTTCAGCCTCAAGAAAACCACTCCCAGCACAGCTCAGTGA
- the FAM193B gene encoding protein FAM193B isoform X9: protein MRLALQTLHRAAGDSGRLVQPEGMALDSLLVESLELCIRDPGCKGHKFTHSGLACQLPQPCEADEGLGEEEDSSSERSSCTSSSTHQRDGKFCDCCYCEFFGHNAPPAAPTSRNYTEIREKLRSRLTRRKEELPVKGGALGGIPGEPAVDHRDVDELLEFINSTEPKAPNSARAAKRARHKLKKKEKEKAHLAAEALKQVNRSVSGSQEPRPARERLLEWPDRELDRVNSFLNSRLQEIKNTVKDSIRASFSVCELNMDSNGFSKEGAAEPEPQSLSPSNLNGSSEQRPDINLDLSPLTLGSSQNHTLRVPGEPAPPWTEMRGSHPPWTEVRGPPPGIIPENGLVRRLNAVPNLSRVIWVKTPKPGNPSPEEPSPKEVPSYKQELPEPVASSGKPRKGKRQGSQAKKNEASPAPRSPASIEAASAKGQTPSSKQPGKAPEPPKVGSCAEAGEGSRGSQPGPGWAGSPKADEKGSSWRNWPGEAKARPLEQESVQPPGPARPQSLPQGKGRSRRSRNKQEKTAASLDDVFLPKDMDGVEMDETDREVEYFKRFCLDSAKQTRQKVAVNWTNFSLKKTTPSTAQ, encoded by the exons ATGCGTTTGGCTCTGCAGACACTGCATCGGGCAGCAGGGGACTCTGGGAGGCTGGTGCAGCCAGAAGGCATGGCTCTTGACAGCCTTCTAGTAGAATCTCTGGAATTGTGCAT CAGGGACCCTGGGTGCAAGGGACACAAGTTTACACACAGTGGTCTGGCCTGCCAGCTGCCCCAGCCCTGCGAAGCAGATGAGGGCCTGGGTGAGGAAGAGGACAGCAGCTCAGAGCGCAGCTCCTGCACCTCATCCTCCACTCACCAGAGAGATGGAAAGTTCTGTGACTGCTGCTACTGTGAGTTCTTCGGCCACAATGCG ccacccgCTGCCCCGACGAGTCGGAATTATACAGAGATCCGAGAGAAGCTCCGCTCGAGGCTGACCAGGCGGAAAGAGGAGCTGCCCGTGAAGGGGGGCGCCCTGGGCGGGATCCCTGGGGAGCCCGCCGTGGACCACCGAGATGTGGATGAGCTGCTGGAATTCATCAACAGCACGGAGCCCAAAGCCCCCAACAGCGCCAGGGCCGCCAAGCGGGCCCGGCACAAGCTGAAAAAgaag gaaaaggaaaaggccCACTTGGCAGCAGAAGCTCTAAAGCAGGTGAATCGTAGTGTTTCCGGAAGCCAGGAGCCAAGGCCTGCAAGGGAGAGGCTCTTGGAGTGGCCCGACCGGGAGCTGGATCGGGTCAACAGCTTCCTGAACAGCCGTCTACAAGAGATCAAGAACACTGTCAAGGACTCTATCCGTGCCAGCTTCAGTGTGTGTGAGCTCAATATGGACAGCAATGGATTCTCTAAGGAGGGGGCTGCTGAGCCAGAGCCCCAGAGCCTATCCCCCTCAAACCTCAATGGCTCCTCAGAGCAACGGCCTGACATTAACCTTGACCTATCCCCTTTGACTTTGGGGTCCTCTCAGAACCACACGTTACGAGTTCCAGGTGAGCCGGCCCCACCATGGACAGAAATGAGAGGCTCTCACCCACCATGGACAGAGGTGAGGGGGCCCCCTCCCGGTATCATCCCTGAGAATGGGCTAGTGAGGAGACTCAACGCTGTGCCCAACCTTTCCCGGGTAATCTGGGTCAAGACACCCAAGCCAGGCAACCCTAGCCCTGAGGAGCCAAGCCCAAAGGAGGTTCCCAGTTACAAGCAGGAGCTGCCTGAGCCTGTGGCCTCAAGTGGGAAGCCTCGGAAAGGCAAGAGACAGGGCAGTCAGGCCAAGAAGAATGAGGCAAGCCCAGCCCCCCGGTCCCCAGCCAGCATAGAGGCTGCCAGTGCCAAGGGCCAGACCCCCAGCTCCAAGCAGCCAGGCAAGGCTCCGGAGCCTCCCAAAGTGGGCAGCTGTGCCGAGGCTGGAGAGGGGAGCCGGGGAAGCCAACCGGGACCAGGCTGGGCTGGCAGCCCCAAAGCCGACGAGAAGGGCAGCTCCTGGCGAAACTGGCCAGGTGAGGCCAAAGCACGGCCTCTGGAGCAGGAGTCTGTGCAGCCCCCAGGCCCAGCAAGGCCACAGAGCTTGCCACAGGGCAAGGGCCGCAGCCGCCGGAGCCGCAACAAGCAGGAGAAGACGGCCGCCTCCTTGG ACGATGTGTTCCTGCCCAAGGACATGGATGGGGTGGAGATGGATGAGACTGACCGGGAGGTGGAGTACTTCAAGAG GTTCTGTTTGGATTCTGCAAAGCAAACTCGTCAGAAAGTTGCTGTGAACTGGACCAACTTCAGCCTCAAGAAAACCACTCCCAGCACAGCTCAGTGA
- the FAM193B gene encoding protein FAM193B isoform X1: MTRRRSRPSGGAGRRERMRAAGQQKPQAPEPPPPPSLEAGAGAGPSEAPVEPDRDGPREEDEPKLAPGPQVPPTSTQSVQTCCLLCHRERKGWEEGPSQNGLVLQGEKLPPDFMPKLVKNLLGEMPLWVCQSCRKSMEEDERQTGREHAVAISLSHTSCKSQSCGGDSHSSSSSSSSSSSSSSCHGNSGDWDPSSFLSAHKLSGLWNSPHSSGAVPGSSLGSPSTIPGEVFSISEHHRHSDLTAPPNSPTGHHPQPASLIPSHPGSFGSPPHPHLLPATPAAPFPAQASECPVAAAAAPHTPGVCQTPHLPSTSMPLLKMPPPFSGCSHPCSGHCSGHCSGPLLPPPSSQQLPSTHSRDPGCKGHKFTHSGLACQLPQPCEADEGLGEEEDSSSERSSCTSSSTHQRDGKFCDCCYCEFFGHNAPPAAPTSRNYTEIREKLRSRLTRRKEELPVKGGALGGIPGEPAVDHRDVDELLEFINSTEPKAPNSARAAKRARHKLKKKEKEKAHLAAEALKQVNRSVSGSQEPRPARERLLEWPDRELDRVNSFLNSRLQEIKNTVKDSIRASFSVCELNMDSNGFSKEGAAEPEPQSLSPSNLNGSSEQRPDINLDLSPLTLGSSQNHTLRVPGEPAPPWTEMRGSHPPWTEVRGPPPGIIPENGLVRRLNAVPNLSRVIWVKTPKPGNPSPEEPSPKEVPSYKQELPEPVASSGKPRKGKRQGSQAKKNEASPAPRSPASIEAASAKGQTPSSKQPGKAPEPPKVGSCAEAGEGSRGSQPGPGWAGSPKADEKGSSWRNWPGEAKARPLEQESVQPPGPARPQSLPQGKGRSRRSRNKQEKTAASLDDVFLPKDMDGVEMDETDREVEYFKRFCLDSAKQTRQKVAVNWTNFSLKKTTPSTAQ; encoded by the exons ATGACTCGGAGGCGGAGCAGGCCGAGCGGCGGCGCGGGCCGGCGCGAGCGGATGCGGGCCGCGGGGCAGCAGAAGCCCCAGGCTCCCGAgcccccgccgccgccgagcCTGGAAGCGGGAGCGGGTGCAGGGCCCTCGGAGGCTCCCGTGGAACCGGACCGCGACGGCCCCAGGGAGGAGGACGAGCCCAAGTTGGCGCCCGGACCGCAG gttccccccacctccacccagtCTGTGCAGACTTGCTGCCTGCTATGTCATCGGGAACGCAAAGGCTGGGAAGAAGGCCCTTCCCAAAATGGACTGGTGTTGCAGGGTGAGAAGCTGCCCCCTGACTTCATGCCAAAGCTTGTCAAGAATCTCCTAGGCGAGATGCCTCTGTGGGTCTGCCAGAGTTGCCGAAAGAGCATGGAGGAAGATGAAAGGCAGACAGGTCGAGAGCATGCAGTGGCG ATCTCCTTGTCACACACATCCTGCAAATCACAGTCTTGTGGGGGTGACTCTCATTCCTCTTCGTCCTCCTCTTCAtcgtcctcgtcctcctcctcctgccatgGGAACTCAGGGGACTGGGATCCCAGCTCCTTCCTGTCAGCACATAAGCTCTCGGGCCTCTGGAACTCTCCGCACTCGAGTGGGGCCGTGCCGGGTAGCTCACTCGGGAGTCCTTCTACCATCCCTG GTGAGGTCTTCTCTATCTCGGAGCACCACCGGCACTCAGACCTCACTGCTCCACCTAACAGCCCTACCGGCCACCACCCCCAGCCAGCATCACTGATCCCATCTCACCCTGGATCCTTCGGCTCACCACCCCACCCACACCTGCTGCCTGCTACCCCGGCAGCGCCTTTCCCTGCCCAGGCTTCAGAATGCCCTGTTGCCGCTGCTgccgccccccacaccccaggggtATGTCAGaccccccacctgccctccaccAGCATGCCGCTCCTGAAGATGCCTCCACCATTCTCGGGGTGCAGCCATCCCTGTAGCGGGCACTGCAGCGGGCACTGCAGCGGgcctctcctcccacctcccagctctcagcagctCCCTAGCACTCACAG CAGGGACCCTGGGTGCAAGGGACACAAGTTTACACACAGTGGTCTGGCCTGCCAGCTGCCCCAGCCCTGCGAAGCAGATGAGGGCCTGGGTGAGGAAGAGGACAGCAGCTCAGAGCGCAGCTCCTGCACCTCATCCTCCACTCACCAGAGAGATGGAAAGTTCTGTGACTGCTGCTACTGTGAGTTCTTCGGCCACAATGCG ccacccgCTGCCCCGACGAGTCGGAATTATACAGAGATCCGAGAGAAGCTCCGCTCGAGGCTGACCAGGCGGAAAGAGGAGCTGCCCGTGAAGGGGGGCGCCCTGGGCGGGATCCCTGGGGAGCCCGCCGTGGACCACCGAGATGTGGATGAGCTGCTGGAATTCATCAACAGCACGGAGCCCAAAGCCCCCAACAGCGCCAGGGCCGCCAAGCGGGCCCGGCACAAGCTGAAAAAgaag gaaaaggaaaaggccCACTTGGCAGCAGAAGCTCTAAAGCAGGTGAATCGTAGTGTTTCCGGAAGCCAGGAGCCAAGGCCTGCAAGGGAGAGGCTCTTGGAGTGGCCCGACCGGGAGCTGGATCGGGTCAACAGCTTCCTGAACAGCCGTCTACAAGAGATCAAGAACACTGTCAAGGACTCTATCCGTGCCAGCTTCAGTGTGTGTGAGCTCAATATGGACAGCAATGGATTCTCTAAGGAGGGGGCTGCTGAGCCAGAGCCCCAGAGCCTATCCCCCTCAAACCTCAATGGCTCCTCAGAGCAACGGCCTGACATTAACCTTGACCTATCCCCTTTGACTTTGGGGTCCTCTCAGAACCACACGTTACGAGTTCCAGGTGAGCCGGCCCCACCATGGACAGAAATGAGAGGCTCTCACCCACCATGGACAGAGGTGAGGGGGCCCCCTCCCGGTATCATCCCTGAGAATGGGCTAGTGAGGAGACTCAACGCTGTGCCCAACCTTTCCCGGGTAATCTGGGTCAAGACACCCAAGCCAGGCAACCCTAGCCCTGAGGAGCCAAGCCCAAAGGAGGTTCCCAGTTACAAGCAGGAGCTGCCTGAGCCTGTGGCCTCAAGTGGGAAGCCTCGGAAAGGCAAGAGACAGGGCAGTCAGGCCAAGAAGAATGAGGCAAGCCCAGCCCCCCGGTCCCCAGCCAGCATAGAGGCTGCCAGTGCCAAGGGCCAGACCCCCAGCTCCAAGCAGCCAGGCAAGGCTCCGGAGCCTCCCAAAGTGGGCAGCTGTGCCGAGGCTGGAGAGGGGAGCCGGGGAAGCCAACCGGGACCAGGCTGGGCTGGCAGCCCCAAAGCCGACGAGAAGGGCAGCTCCTGGCGAAACTGGCCAGGTGAGGCCAAAGCACGGCCTCTGGAGCAGGAGTCTGTGCAGCCCCCAGGCCCAGCAAGGCCACAGAGCTTGCCACAGGGCAAGGGCCGCAGCCGCCGGAGCCGCAACAAGCAGGAGAAGACGGCCGCCTCCTTGG ACGATGTGTTCCTGCCCAAGGACATGGATGGGGTGGAGATGGATGAGACTGACCGGGAGGTGGAGTACTTCAAGAG GTTCTGTTTGGATTCTGCAAAGCAAACTCGTCAGAAAGTTGCTGTGAACTGGACCAACTTCAGCCTCAAGAAAACCACTCCCAGCACAGCTCAGTGA
- the FAM193B gene encoding protein FAM193B isoform X4, producing the protein MRLALQTLHRAAGDSGRLVQPEGMALDSLLVESLELCMFPPPPPSLCRLAACYVIGNAKAGKKALPKMDWCCRISLSHTSCKSQSCGGDSHSSSSSSSSSSSSSSCHGNSGDWDPSSFLSAHKLSGLWNSPHSSGAVPGSSLGSPSTIPGEVFSISEHHRHSDLTAPPNSPTGHHPQPASLIPSHPGSFGSPPHPHLLPATPAAPFPAQASECPVAAAAAPHTPGVCQTPHLPSTSMPLLKMPPPFSGCSHPCSGHCSGHCSGPLLPPPSSQQLPSTHSRDPGCKGHKFTHSGLACQLPQPCEADEGLGEEEDSSSERSSCTSSSTHQRDGKFCDCCYCEFFGHNAPPAAPTSRNYTEIREKLRSRLTRRKEELPVKGGALGGIPGEPAVDHRDVDELLEFINSTEPKAPNSARAAKRARHKLKKKEKEKAHLAAEALKQVNRSVSGSQEPRPARERLLEWPDRELDRVNSFLNSRLQEIKNTVKDSIRASFSVCELNMDSNGFSKEGAAEPEPQSLSPSNLNGSSEQRPDINLDLSPLTLGSSQNHTLRVPGEPAPPWTEMRGSHPPWTEVRGPPPGIIPENGLVRRLNAVPNLSRVIWVKTPKPGNPSPEEPSPKEVPSYKQELPEPVASSGKPRKGKRQGSQAKKNEASPAPRSPASIEAASAKGQTPSSKQPGKAPEPPKVGSCAEAGEGSRGSQPGPGWAGSPKADEKGSSWRNWPGEAKARPLEQESVQPPGPARPQSLPQGKGRSRRSRNKQEKTAASLDDVFLPKDMDGVEMDETDREVEYFKRFCLDSAKQTRQKVAVNWTNFSLKKTTPSTAQ; encoded by the exons ATGCGTTTGGCTCTGCAGACACTGCATCGGGCAGCAGGGGACTCTGGGAGGCTGGTGCAGCCAGAAGGCATGGCTCTTGACAGCCTTCTAGTAGAATCTCTGGAATTGTGCAT gttccccccacctccacccagtCTGTGCAGACTTGCTGCCTGCTATGTCATCGGGAACGCAAAGGCTGGGAAGAAGGCCCTTCCCAAAATGGACTGGTGTTGCAGG ATCTCCTTGTCACACACATCCTGCAAATCACAGTCTTGTGGGGGTGACTCTCATTCCTCTTCGTCCTCCTCTTCAtcgtcctcgtcctcctcctcctgccatgGGAACTCAGGGGACTGGGATCCCAGCTCCTTCCTGTCAGCACATAAGCTCTCGGGCCTCTGGAACTCTCCGCACTCGAGTGGGGCCGTGCCGGGTAGCTCACTCGGGAGTCCTTCTACCATCCCTG GTGAGGTCTTCTCTATCTCGGAGCACCACCGGCACTCAGACCTCACTGCTCCACCTAACAGCCCTACCGGCCACCACCCCCAGCCAGCATCACTGATCCCATCTCACCCTGGATCCTTCGGCTCACCACCCCACCCACACCTGCTGCCTGCTACCCCGGCAGCGCCTTTCCCTGCCCAGGCTTCAGAATGCCCTGTTGCCGCTGCTgccgccccccacaccccaggggtATGTCAGaccccccacctgccctccaccAGCATGCCGCTCCTGAAGATGCCTCCACCATTCTCGGGGTGCAGCCATCCCTGTAGCGGGCACTGCAGCGGGCACTGCAGCGGgcctctcctcccacctcccagctctcagcagctCCCTAGCACTCACAG CAGGGACCCTGGGTGCAAGGGACACAAGTTTACACACAGTGGTCTGGCCTGCCAGCTGCCCCAGCCCTGCGAAGCAGATGAGGGCCTGGGTGAGGAAGAGGACAGCAGCTCAGAGCGCAGCTCCTGCACCTCATCCTCCACTCACCAGAGAGATGGAAAGTTCTGTGACTGCTGCTACTGTGAGTTCTTCGGCCACAATGCG ccacccgCTGCCCCGACGAGTCGGAATTATACAGAGATCCGAGAGAAGCTCCGCTCGAGGCTGACCAGGCGGAAAGAGGAGCTGCCCGTGAAGGGGGGCGCCCTGGGCGGGATCCCTGGGGAGCCCGCCGTGGACCACCGAGATGTGGATGAGCTGCTGGAATTCATCAACAGCACGGAGCCCAAAGCCCCCAACAGCGCCAGGGCCGCCAAGCGGGCCCGGCACAAGCTGAAAAAgaag gaaaaggaaaaggccCACTTGGCAGCAGAAGCTCTAAAGCAGGTGAATCGTAGTGTTTCCGGAAGCCAGGAGCCAAGGCCTGCAAGGGAGAGGCTCTTGGAGTGGCCCGACCGGGAGCTGGATCGGGTCAACAGCTTCCTGAACAGCCGTCTACAAGAGATCAAGAACACTGTCAAGGACTCTATCCGTGCCAGCTTCAGTGTGTGTGAGCTCAATATGGACAGCAATGGATTCTCTAAGGAGGGGGCTGCTGAGCCAGAGCCCCAGAGCCTATCCCCCTCAAACCTCAATGGCTCCTCAGAGCAACGGCCTGACATTAACCTTGACCTATCCCCTTTGACTTTGGGGTCCTCTCAGAACCACACGTTACGAGTTCCAGGTGAGCCGGCCCCACCATGGACAGAAATGAGAGGCTCTCACCCACCATGGACAGAGGTGAGGGGGCCCCCTCCCGGTATCATCCCTGAGAATGGGCTAGTGAGGAGACTCAACGCTGTGCCCAACCTTTCCCGGGTAATCTGGGTCAAGACACCCAAGCCAGGCAACCCTAGCCCTGAGGAGCCAAGCCCAAAGGAGGTTCCCAGTTACAAGCAGGAGCTGCCTGAGCCTGTGGCCTCAAGTGGGAAGCCTCGGAAAGGCAAGAGACAGGGCAGTCAGGCCAAGAAGAATGAGGCAAGCCCAGCCCCCCGGTCCCCAGCCAGCATAGAGGCTGCCAGTGCCAAGGGCCAGACCCCCAGCTCCAAGCAGCCAGGCAAGGCTCCGGAGCCTCCCAAAGTGGGCAGCTGTGCCGAGGCTGGAGAGGGGAGCCGGGGAAGCCAACCGGGACCAGGCTGGGCTGGCAGCCCCAAAGCCGACGAGAAGGGCAGCTCCTGGCGAAACTGGCCAGGTGAGGCCAAAGCACGGCCTCTGGAGCAGGAGTCTGTGCAGCCCCCAGGCCCAGCAAGGCCACAGAGCTTGCCACAGGGCAAGGGCCGCAGCCGCCGGAGCCGCAACAAGCAGGAGAAGACGGCCGCCTCCTTGG ACGATGTGTTCCTGCCCAAGGACATGGATGGGGTGGAGATGGATGAGACTGACCGGGAGGTGGAGTACTTCAAGAG GTTCTGTTTGGATTCTGCAAAGCAAACTCGTCAGAAAGTTGCTGTGAACTGGACCAACTTCAGCCTCAAGAAAACCACTCCCAGCACAGCTCAGTGA
- the FAM193B gene encoding protein FAM193B isoform X10, protein MRLALQTLHRAAGDSGRLVQPEGMALDSLLVESLELCMDPGCKGHKFTHSGLACQLPQPCEADEGLGEEEDSSSERSSCTSSSTHQRDGKFCDCCYCEFFGHNAPPAAPTSRNYTEIREKLRSRLTRRKEELPVKGGALGGIPGEPAVDHRDVDELLEFINSTEPKAPNSARAAKRARHKLKKKEKEKAHLAAEALKQVNRSVSGSQEPRPARERLLEWPDRELDRVNSFLNSRLQEIKNTVKDSIRASFSVCELNMDSNGFSKEGAAEPEPQSLSPSNLNGSSEQRPDINLDLSPLTLGSSQNHTLRVPGEPAPPWTEMRGSHPPWTEVRGPPPGIIPENGLVRRLNAVPNLSRVIWVKTPKPGNPSPEEPSPKEVPSYKQELPEPVASSGKPRKGKRQGSQAKKNEASPAPRSPASIEAASAKGQTPSSKQPGKAPEPPKVGSCAEAGEGSRGSQPGPGWAGSPKADEKGSSWRNWPGEAKARPLEQESVQPPGPARPQSLPQGKGRSRRSRNKQEKTAASLDDVFLPKDMDGVEMDETDREVEYFKRFCLDSAKQTRQKVAVNWTNFSLKKTTPSTAQ, encoded by the exons ATGCGTTTGGCTCTGCAGACACTGCATCGGGCAGCAGGGGACTCTGGGAGGCTGGTGCAGCCAGAAGGCATGGCTCTTGACAGCCTTCTAGTAGAATCTCTGGAATTGTGCAT GGACCCTGGGTGCAAGGGACACAAGTTTACACACAGTGGTCTGGCCTGCCAGCTGCCCCAGCCCTGCGAAGCAGATGAGGGCCTGGGTGAGGAAGAGGACAGCAGCTCAGAGCGCAGCTCCTGCACCTCATCCTCCACTCACCAGAGAGATGGAAAGTTCTGTGACTGCTGCTACTGTGAGTTCTTCGGCCACAATGCG ccacccgCTGCCCCGACGAGTCGGAATTATACAGAGATCCGAGAGAAGCTCCGCTCGAGGCTGACCAGGCGGAAAGAGGAGCTGCCCGTGAAGGGGGGCGCCCTGGGCGGGATCCCTGGGGAGCCCGCCGTGGACCACCGAGATGTGGATGAGCTGCTGGAATTCATCAACAGCACGGAGCCCAAAGCCCCCAACAGCGCCAGGGCCGCCAAGCGGGCCCGGCACAAGCTGAAAAAgaag gaaaaggaaaaggccCACTTGGCAGCAGAAGCTCTAAAGCAGGTGAATCGTAGTGTTTCCGGAAGCCAGGAGCCAAGGCCTGCAAGGGAGAGGCTCTTGGAGTGGCCCGACCGGGAGCTGGATCGGGTCAACAGCTTCCTGAACAGCCGTCTACAAGAGATCAAGAACACTGTCAAGGACTCTATCCGTGCCAGCTTCAGTGTGTGTGAGCTCAATATGGACAGCAATGGATTCTCTAAGGAGGGGGCTGCTGAGCCAGAGCCCCAGAGCCTATCCCCCTCAAACCTCAATGGCTCCTCAGAGCAACGGCCTGACATTAACCTTGACCTATCCCCTTTGACTTTGGGGTCCTCTCAGAACCACACGTTACGAGTTCCAGGTGAGCCGGCCCCACCATGGACAGAAATGAGAGGCTCTCACCCACCATGGACAGAGGTGAGGGGGCCCCCTCCCGGTATCATCCCTGAGAATGGGCTAGTGAGGAGACTCAACGCTGTGCCCAACCTTTCCCGGGTAATCTGGGTCAAGACACCCAAGCCAGGCAACCCTAGCCCTGAGGAGCCAAGCCCAAAGGAGGTTCCCAGTTACAAGCAGGAGCTGCCTGAGCCTGTGGCCTCAAGTGGGAAGCCTCGGAAAGGCAAGAGACAGGGCAGTCAGGCCAAGAAGAATGAGGCAAGCCCAGCCCCCCGGTCCCCAGCCAGCATAGAGGCTGCCAGTGCCAAGGGCCAGACCCCCAGCTCCAAGCAGCCAGGCAAGGCTCCGGAGCCTCCCAAAGTGGGCAGCTGTGCCGAGGCTGGAGAGGGGAGCCGGGGAAGCCAACCGGGACCAGGCTGGGCTGGCAGCCCCAAAGCCGACGAGAAGGGCAGCTCCTGGCGAAACTGGCCAGGTGAGGCCAAAGCACGGCCTCTGGAGCAGGAGTCTGTGCAGCCCCCAGGCCCAGCAAGGCCACAGAGCTTGCCACAGGGCAAGGGCCGCAGCCGCCGGAGCCGCAACAAGCAGGAGAAGACGGCCGCCTCCTTGG ACGATGTGTTCCTGCCCAAGGACATGGATGGGGTGGAGATGGATGAGACTGACCGGGAGGTGGAGTACTTCAAGAG GTTCTGTTTGGATTCTGCAAAGCAAACTCGTCAGAAAGTTGCTGTGAACTGGACCAACTTCAGCCTCAAGAAAACCACTCCCAGCACAGCTCAGTGA